In Isosphaera pallida ATCC 43644, the sequence CGCGTACTCGCGGCTCCAGTAGGTCATGGCCTCAGCGTCGTCGAGAATCGTTCCGGTGGCCGGGTCGCAACGCAGCGCTCGACCAAGACGCTGAGCAATGTTGCCTAGATGACAAGCCAGCGTAGAAAGGTGTCCCTCGGCGATTGGTGAGTTGAGTGGTTTGTTCTCACGCACGGCGTCGAGGAAGTTGGCGATGTGGAGATCGTCGGGACTGGGAACCGCGTTCCTCTCGATCTCCTTGCCTTTGGGATCGTGAATCGAATAGCCGTTACGGCGAATCGCCAGCGACCCATTTTCGCCGTACACAATGACGTCGGGGTGGTCAGCCACGGGGCTACGATCGCAGCTCAGACCGGAATAACAGATCGACTTGCCGTCGGCGTATTCAAACACGGTTTGCTGGGTGTCCGGGGTTTCTTGATCGTCGTCAAACCGATAACGCCCTCCCGCCGAAACCACTCTGACCGGGTTGCCAACCCCGAGTGCCCAACGGCACACGTCGATCATGTGGACGCCGTTGTTGCCGAGTTCACCGTTGCCCCAGTGCCAGAACCAGTGCCAGTTGTAGTGGAGGATGTTGGGTCGATACCCGGTTCGTGGAGCCGGCCCTTGCCAGAGGTCGAAGTCCAAACCGGCGGGCGGATCGAGTTCCTTCGCTTTGCCGATCGAGGGACGGTTGTTGAAGTAGAAGCATTGGGCGTGACTAAGCCGACCAAGTTCGCCAGCCCTCAAGCGATTCATCGCCTCTTGGAGCGCTGGGTAACTCCGACGCTGGTTGCCCATTTGGATCGGCTTGCCGGTCTTGCGGGAGGCTTCGACCATCAGTTCCCCTTCGCGGGGGTTATGCGAGCAGGGCTTTTCGACATAGACCGGCTTGCCCGCTTGCACTCCCAAAATCGCGGCCGGAGCGTGCCAGTGGTTGCACGCAGCAACCACGAACACGTCGATCGCGGGATCATCCAGAATCGCTCGGAAGTCGTTGACTGCTTTGGGAGGAGTCGCTTGCCCCGACCATTTGACGATCTCGTCGGCGGCGCGACCCAGGCGTTCGCGATCCACGTCGCAGACCGCGGCGATCTCCACGTTGGACTGCCGCCCGAAGACGCGAGCCAGGTCGTTGCCGCGCCCCCCCATACCCATGATACCAACGCGAACCCGATCCGCGGCGGAACGTCCGCGCGACGTCATGGGACGAGTCTGAGCCTGAGCTTGAGAGGTCGCTCCACTCAGCGCGGCCAACCCTATGCCCATTCCTGCTGTTTCCAGGAAGACGCGCCGTGTGGGCGCGGAAGGAGTCGCTAGAGTCGTCTTGGCCACGTCGGGAGAGGATCGACGAACAGGAGGGGTCATCGGGAGCCTCCGAGTCGGTTGGTTGAAGGAATGGAGAATCAGGTCGAGCCAACGCGGTCGGGTCGTGTTTGAATCGACCATATTCGATCATCCCAAGTTCCTCAACGAATCGCCACCATTTCCCCTTCCATTTCTTCATCATGTGTTGAGAGTCGCGCAAGGTTTCACGTGAAACATGGCGCATCGGTGAAGACCAACCGAAGTCCGCTTCGAGAGCGCTTGGGAATCGCGTG encodes:
- a CDS encoding Gfo/Idh/MocA family protein, encoding MTPPVRRSSPDVAKTTLATPSAPTRRVFLETAGMGIGLAALSGATSQAQAQTRPMTSRGRSAADRVRVGIMGMGGRGNDLARVFGRQSNVEIAAVCDVDRERLGRAADEIVKWSGQATPPKAVNDFRAILDDPAIDVFVVAACNHWHAPAAILGVQAGKPVYVEKPCSHNPREGELMVEASRKTGKPIQMGNQRRSYPALQEAMNRLRAGELGRLSHAQCFYFNNRPSIGKAKELDPPAGLDFDLWQGPAPRTGYRPNILHYNWHWFWHWGNGELGNNGVHMIDVCRWALGVGNPVRVVSAGGRYRFDDDQETPDTQQTVFEYADGKSICYSGLSCDRSPVADHPDVIVYGENGSLAIRRNGYSIHDPKGKEIERNAVPSPDDLHIANFLDAVRENKPLNSPIAEGHLSTLACHLGNIAQRLGRALRCDPATGTILDDAEAMTYWSREYAPGWEPRV